The window GATCTCCGTCCGGTCGACCCTCCAACGTCGTCGCGCGCGCGCGTGCGAACGCCGACAAGGGCCCGTCGCCGATTGCCCGCTGGCTCTGGGAGAACTTCAAATCTCTCGTCGGCGCCATCCTCATCTACCTCGTCGTGCGGACGCTGTTCGTCGAGGCGTACCGCATTCCGTCGGGCAGCATGATCCCGACGCTGCTCGTCGGCGACTGGCTGTTCGTCAACAAGCTCGC of the Gemmatimonadaceae bacterium genome contains:
- a CDS encoding S26 family signal peptidase translates to MAKGAPKSTKRSPSGRPSNVVARARANADKGPSPIARWLWENFKSLVGAILIYLVVRTLFVEAYRIPSGSMIPTLLVGDWLFVNKLA